One region of gamma proteobacterium HIMB55 genomic DNA includes:
- a CDS encoding outer membrane protein assembly complex, YaeT protein (PFAM: Surface antigen variable number repeat; Surface antigen~TIGRFAM: outer membrane protein assembly complex, YaeT protein) produces the protein MKLVLKKISDRIRCRFINIRVAAVLAVFSASFVGGIVPGAYAQTEPFVVADIRVEGLQRIAPGSVFAALPVSVGDVVDELAIRSISRNLFYTGNFDDISVGRDGNVLVLTVAERPSISEITIEGNKAIETEALLDGLKGAGLAVGQVFQRSTLEGMQGELRRQYVIQGRYDSSIDTEVIPEPRNRVSIAIEIDEGTVSKIKHINIVGNEVFNDETLLELFELQLGGMFSFFSSADKYSKEKLESDLETLTSYYQDRGYLQFEIESTQVAVSPTKDSVYITANVSEGDLFTVTDVDLSGDLVLPEEDLSRFLLVGPGQIFSQQLVTSTEEYLTRRLGNEGYNFAKVTGIPEVVEGEGEAEVAIKFFIDPGRRTYVRRINFKGNSRTADEVLRREMRQMEAAPASAAAIEQSRIRLQRLGFFSSAEVETVELPGYDDLVDIDFSVEEQSFGSIGGSLGYSQFAGLIVGLNLQQNNFLGTGRQVGLNLNSSRWQSVASINYNNPYFTEDGVSRGFSLFYRKSDLSEINVASYTTNTVGATMSFGYPISETQRLGFNVGITDTDITSGRFAVQEIRTSPRLIEGIEQYYVSTRQPDGTFSGPEELFPITDLPPEAFVNLNNDGFLDQNGTRFTNWSITGSWIQSTLNRGQLATRGVSNSLSAQLSMPGSDLEFFKVNYRGEMYVPIYGEFTFHLRGEVGYGDGYGDTTELPFYEHFFSGGFGSVRGFEANTLGPRSTPPILYQTGLATTGVDEEGLPTEIGGPDGLGFGYIVNPETGRIETQQVFTGRRRADPFGGNVVIEGSAEVLFPMPFVKDRSSIRSAFFLDAGNVFNTNCRQNQLNCFGVDANELRYSVGIGVTWLSGFGPLTFALAKPLNASDTDRTEVFQFTLGRGF, from the coding sequence GTGAAATTAGTCCTCAAAAAAATAAGCGATCGGATTCGCTGTCGGTTCATTAACATCAGAGTTGCCGCCGTATTGGCCGTGTTTAGTGCGAGCTTCGTTGGCGGTATTGTGCCAGGCGCTTATGCACAAACAGAACCGTTCGTTGTGGCGGACATTCGGGTTGAGGGTTTGCAGCGTATTGCCCCTGGTAGTGTGTTTGCGGCATTGCCAGTCAGCGTTGGCGACGTGGTCGACGAACTCGCTATTCGAAGCATCTCGCGCAACCTTTTTTACACGGGCAATTTTGATGACATTTCGGTGGGACGTGACGGCAACGTGCTCGTTCTCACCGTCGCCGAGCGACCCAGTATCAGCGAAATCACGATTGAGGGTAACAAAGCCATCGAGACCGAAGCGCTTCTCGATGGACTGAAGGGCGCTGGACTTGCTGTGGGGCAGGTTTTCCAGCGCTCAACTCTCGAGGGCATGCAAGGCGAATTGCGCAGACAGTACGTTATTCAGGGTCGCTACGACTCTTCGATCGATACCGAAGTCATACCAGAACCCAGAAATCGCGTGTCGATCGCTATTGAGATCGACGAGGGTACGGTTTCGAAGATCAAGCACATCAATATCGTTGGCAATGAAGTCTTTAATGACGAGACGCTTCTCGAGCTTTTCGAATTGCAGCTGGGTGGCATGTTCTCGTTTTTCTCAAGCGCAGATAAATACAGCAAGGAAAAACTCGAGTCAGACTTAGAAACACTGACCAGTTACTACCAAGACCGAGGTTATTTGCAGTTTGAAATTGAGTCGACACAGGTGGCCGTATCGCCCACTAAGGACTCTGTATACATCACGGCTAATGTCTCTGAAGGTGATCTGTTCACAGTTACCGATGTCGATCTTTCAGGAGATCTAGTCCTGCCAGAAGAGGACCTATCGCGATTCCTTTTGGTAGGTCCTGGTCAAATCTTCTCCCAGCAGCTCGTGACGAGCACCGAGGAATACCTCACGCGAAGACTGGGTAACGAGGGCTATAACTTTGCAAAGGTTACAGGCATACCCGAGGTGGTCGAAGGCGAGGGTGAGGCCGAGGTTGCGATCAAATTCTTTATCGATCCGGGCAGGCGAACCTACGTTCGACGTATCAACTTTAAAGGTAATTCACGAACTGCCGACGAGGTGCTACGACGTGAGATGCGACAGATGGAAGCGGCACCCGCTTCCGCTGCGGCGATCGAGCAGTCGCGCATTCGTCTTCAGCGACTTGGTTTCTTCAGTTCTGCCGAGGTGGAGACGGTAGAGCTGCCGGGTTACGACGACCTTGTCGACATCGATTTCTCTGTCGAGGAACAGAGCTTTGGATCTATTGGTGGAAGCCTCGGTTATTCTCAGTTCGCGGGGCTTATCGTGGGCCTCAACCTTCAGCAGAACAACTTCTTGGGTACCGGACGACAGGTTGGTCTCAATTTGAACTCATCTCGATGGCAAAGTGTCGCGAGTATCAACTACAACAACCCCTACTTCACCGAAGACGGTGTGAGTCGCGGCTTCAGCCTCTTTTACAGGAAGTCTGATCTCTCGGAAATCAACGTCGCTAGCTATACGACGAATACCGTGGGTGCGACCATGTCATTTGGATACCCAATTAGCGAGACGCAGCGCTTGGGCTTTAATGTGGGTATTACCGACACCGATATCACGTCTGGCCGATTTGCCGTACAGGAGATTCGTACCAGCCCTAGATTGATCGAAGGTATCGAACAGTATTACGTGTCTACGCGTCAGCCAGACGGTACTTTCTCGGGGCCTGAGGAACTGTTCCCGATTACTGACCTGCCGCCAGAGGCATTTGTAAACCTCAATAATGACGGCTTCTTGGATCAGAACGGCACACGGTTTACTAACTGGTCGATCACGGGCTCCTGGATTCAGTCGACACTGAACCGAGGTCAGCTCGCAACGCGCGGCGTATCAAATTCACTGTCGGCGCAGTTATCGATGCCAGGTTCTGATCTTGAGTTTTTCAAGGTGAATTACCGTGGTGAGATGTATGTGCCAATTTACGGTGAGTTCACTTTCCACCTGCGCGGAGAGGTCGGCTATGGTGACGGCTACGGCGATACAACCGAGCTACCATTTTACGAGCACTTCTTCTCCGGTGGCTTCGGCAGTGTGCGAGGGTTCGAGGCAAACACTTTGGGCCCCCGAAGTACGCCACCTATTCTCTACCAAACAGGTCTTGCGACCACGGGTGTTGATGAAGAGGGTTTGCCGACCGAAATTGGCGGACCTGATGGTCTTGGCTTCGGTTATATCGTCAATCCTGAAACAGGGCGTATCGAAACTCAGCAGGTCTTTACAGGCCGCCGCCGTGCTGACCCATTTGGTGGCAACGTGGTGATAGAGGGTTCGGCAGAGGTTCTTTTCCCGATGCCTTTCGTCAAGGATCGTAGTTCTATAAGATCCGCGTTCTTCTTAGACGCAGGCAATGTGTTCAATACAAATTGCCGGCAAAACCAGCTCAACTGCTTTGGTGTGGACGCCAACGAGTTGCGCTACTCGGTTGGTATAGGTGTGACATGGTTAAGCGGCTTCGGGCCTCTGACATTTGCACTTGCTAAGCCGCTCAATGCTAGCGACACTGACCGTACAGAGGTATTCCAGTTCACGCTGGGGCGTGGATTCTAA